The following are encoded in a window of Penaeus monodon isolate SGIC_2016 chromosome 9, NSTDA_Pmon_1, whole genome shotgun sequence genomic DNA:
- the LOC119576952 gene encoding RWD domain-containing protein 3-like has translation MDDILEEMQAIEAIYCGEKEFNLLSRGELSVAFSVTISPTHHPDLRISLMFTLSVESYPEDVPPFSVQCTSLSRQECEDLKNSLKEEAELLRGSPMVLNILTALQDKQLKVAQVIIDSARPSINDAKVYVLQLDHMRNKTRYVRTIQRWCKELSIVGALVFCLRWIFLILQGDEESIKTYIQRNKTQVVDVDSSGRPCKERLLSVLHIGDHPVMLTEFNTCDFKNITDLKEWMMDAKLVNIYESVIAPVVLKK, from the exons ATGGACGATATTTTAGAGGAAATGCAGGCGATTGAAGCCATATATTGCGGGGAAAAGGAGTTCAACTTGCTCTCCCGAG GTGAATTATCCGTGGCATTTTCCGTAACAATAAGTCCTACCCACCATCCTGATTTGAGAATATCTTTGATGTTTACTCTGTCTGTAGAATCATATCCTGAAGATGTACCACCATTTTCAGTCCAA tgTACTTCCCTCAGCCGACAGGAGTGTGAAGACCTAAAAAATTCCCTGAAAGAAGAGGCCGAGTTACTAAGGGGAAGCCCAATGGTGCTAAACATTCTTACAGCTCTTCAAGATAAACAGCTAAAAGTAGCTCAGGTGATAATAGACTCAGCAAGACCCAGTATTAACG ATGCAAAAGTGTATGTACTACAGCTGGACCACATGCGCAATAAGACACGCTATGTGAGAACAATCCAGCGTTGGTGCAAAGAGTTGTCGATTGTGGGCGCTTTGGTGTTTTGTTTAAGATGGATATTTCTCATACTGCAAGGTGATGAGGAGAGTATAAAG ACATACATCCAGCGAAACAAAACACAAGTTGTAGATGTAGATTCCTCAGGACGACCATGCAAGGAAAGACTTCTATCTGTGCTCCATATTGGTGATCATCCAGTCATGTTAACAGAGTTTAACACatgtgattttaaaaatattacagacTTAAAAGAATGGATGATGGATGCAAAGCTTGTAAACATTTATGAAAGTGTTATAGCACCAGTTGTTCTAAAAAAATGA